The DNA region TCTTGCATTGACGCGCTGGGGAGTTGGTTCCCTATGGCTATCGGGTGCCCTGGTACTTTTGGTTTTTATTGCGCTGATGTGCTTACCCAGAACGAAGGGATGTCAATAAGGGTTGGCAACCGGTAACTCCTGCGCGGGATAGAGCGAAATAATTTTTGGCCCCGTGGGTGTGAGCACCACTTCTTCTTCGATACGGGCGGCGGAAACGCCGTCGCTCGCGGGGCAATAGGTTTCCACCGCGAACACCATTCCGGTTTTGAGTTCGATGGGTTCGCGATAGGAGTTCAAGCGGCTGATGATGGGCCGCTCGTGCAGGCCCAGCCCCAAGCCGTGGCAGAAATTCAAACCGAAGGCATCCATCTCGCTGGCGAAGCCGATCTCGTCCGCCTTCGGAAAGGCATTGGCCACCACGTCGCTGCTCATGCCGGGCTTGATGAAATCGATGGCCTTGTCCATCCACTCGCGCGCTTTCTTGTAGGCCGTGCGCTGCGGCTCCGTGGCGCGGCCCACGCTGAAGGTGCGGTAGTAGCAAGTGCGGTAGCCCATGAAGGATTGGATCACGTCGAAGAAGGCTTGGTCGCCGGGGCGAATGAGGCGGTCGGTGAAGTTGTGGGGGTGCGGCGAGCAACGCTCGCCGGAAATGGCGTTGATGGCCTCCACGCAATCGGACCCCATTTCATAGAGCCGCGCCGTTGCCAGCGCGACGATCTGGCTCTCCTTCACGCCGGGTTTAAGGGCTTCCGCGATATCCTGGTACACGCCATCCACCATGGCGGCCGCCATGTTGAGCAAGGTGATTTCATCGATGCTCTTCACCTCGCGCGCTTGCAACATGGTCTGCTGGCCGTCTCGCACTTCGATGCCTAAGCGCTGCAACTCGAAGAGCATGGGCAATTCCACCATGTCCACGCCCAACGGCATGTTCGCCACGCCTTCTTCTTCGAGCAATGCCTTGATCTCCTGGGCGGCCTCGCGAAACAGCGTGATGTTGGAGCCCACGGCGCCGCGCATGCCGAGCAGACCGGCGCGGCAATGATTGGGCTCGAGCCATGGCGCGTAGAGTTTGTGGTGTTTGGCGGCGGAACCAAAATCCCAAA from Betaproteobacteria bacterium includes:
- a CDS encoding aminopeptidase P family protein, which translates into the protein MTRSLGEPKIIRPDDIDPHHDWSRPLQAPGHTQVDFEERVNFRRLHDYRLARLRAALNASGMGALLCFDQGNIRYTTSTVIGEWARDKLTRYSLLTGNGNPYIWDFGSAAKHHKLYAPWLEPNHCRAGLLGMRGAVGSNITLFREAAQEIKALLEEEGVANMPLGVDMVELPMLFELQRLGIEVRDGQQTMLQAREVKSIDEITLLNMAAAMVDGVYQDIAEALKPGVKESQIVALATARLYEMGSDCVEAINAISGERCSPHPHNFTDRLIRPGDQAFFDVIQSFMGYRTCYYRTFSVGRATEPQRTAYKKAREWMDKAIDFIKPGMSSDVVANAFPKADEIGFASEMDAFGLNFCHGLGLGLHERPIISRLNSYREPIELKTGMVFAVETYCPASDGVSAARIEEEVVLTPTGPKIISLYPAQELPVANPY